In a single window of the Drosophila subpulchrella strain 33 F10 #4 breed RU33 chromosome X, RU_Dsub_v1.1 Primary Assembly, whole genome shotgun sequence genome:
- the LOC119557566 gene encoding protein tramtrack, beta isoform, with amino-acid sequence MSGVTQEFCVRWNSHLGSIGAAFPQLLAGQRFVDVTLACEGTQVHCHRLVLAACSTYFEAILAEHPCKHPVIILPREIKLWEIQALVDFMYKGEVNVTQAGLGQLLRCAEQLQIRGLYGSEATINYKQLHQASLDALKDPIASTPRGIKHVDSTETDDAATNSTTSTITTSSAPPFPVNQQQQQHQQTQQQPTVLKRQNQDARQQRPHINGSNALQQQSSKATSAIVLGSHSNAPTEDDSGDEVSNNWSAYGDHFEDNKMNAQLALQQSRIQMQLQHQHYLDSNIEDDHNYVAAHDENNDSSFAAGMACGSGLSVSLDTDLDTSANTSGGLSHNSIDGYTSYKRVRRSEASLAQAAKCVSKGETFQTVSNMFNIPVSTIRFYMARKGILPKRKRGRGASHAGNIIITTNSGKLSTVPASVTPHPHPHSQSQQMSLDSLQLKAGIANTSGSNSPATATATSMSPSFDMASAADIVPFHLHSDAAAAFKLNDQKLHMI; translated from the exons ATGAGTGGCGTTACCCAGGAATTTTGTGTACGCTGGAACAGCCATTTGGGAAGCATTGGGGCCGCGTTTCCCCAGCTTTTGGCGGGGCAGAGATTCGTGGACGTAACCCTGGCCTGCGAGGGCACCCAGGTGCACTGCCATCGCCTGGTTCTGGCCGCATGCTCCACCTACTTTGAGGCGATACTGGCGGAGCATCCCTGCAAGCATCCAGTCATCATATTGCCCCGTGAGATCAAGCTATGGGAGATCCAGGCGCTGGTGGACTTCATGTACAAGGGAGAGGTCAATGTCACGCAAGCCGGTCTTGGTCAGTTACTGCGTTGTGCCGAACAACTACAGATTCGCGGACTATACGGTTCCGAGGCGACGATAAACTACAAGCAGCTCCATCAGGCGAGTCTCGACGCGCTCAAGGATCCAATTGCATCCACACCGCGAGGCATTAAGCATGTGGACAGCACGGAGACGGATGATGCAGCCACCAATTCAACCACCTCAACGATAACCACCTCCTCCGCTCCACCGTTTCCAGTtaaccagcagcaacagcagcaccagcagacACAACAACAACCGACAGTATTGAAGCGCCAAAATCAGGACGCCCGTCAGCAACGACCTCATATAAACGGCAGTAATGCACTGCAGCAGCAGTCATCAAAGGCCACCTCTGCGATTGTCCTGGGCAGCCACTCGAATGCCCCGACCGAGGATGATTCCGGCGATGAGGTGTCCAACAATTGGAGTGCCTACGGGGATCACTTCGAGGACAACAAAATGAATGCTCAGTTAGCCCTTCAGCAGTCGAG GATTCAAATGCAGCTGCAGCACCAGCACTATTTGGACTCGAATATTGAGGACGACCACAACTATGTGGCCGCTCACGATGAAAACAATGACAGCAGCTTTGCCGCCGGCATGGCCTGCGGCTCCGGTCTGTCCGTCAGCCTGGACACTGATCTCGACACATCGGCCAACACTTCCGGCGGACTGAGCCACAATTCGATCGACGGATATACTTCATATAAGCGCGTTCGACGCTCAGAGGCGTCTCTAGCACAAGCGGCCAAATGTGTTTCGAAGGGCGAGACATTCCAAACTGTCAGCAATATGTTCAATATTCCTGTCTCGACCATTCGCTTCTATATGGCGCGCAAGGGAATACTTCCGAAGCGGAAACGTGGACGTGGTGCTTCCCATGCCGGCAACATAATAATCACAACAAACTCAGGAAAACTTTCAACCGTCCCTGCGAGCGTAACTCCTCACCCTCATCCTCATTCCCAATCTCAGCAAATGTCCTTGGACAGCCTGCAGCTAAAGGCGGGCATCGCAAACACCAGTGGCAGCAATAGTCCGGCAACTGCAACGGCCACCTCGATGTCACCATCGTTTGACATGGCCTCGGCAGCGGATATCGTGCCTTTTCACCTCCACAGCGATGCGGCGGCGGCATTCAAGCTCAACGATCAAAAGCTGCACATGATCTAA